One segment of Chloroflexota bacterium DNA contains the following:
- a CDS encoding class I SAM-dependent methyltransferase: MAVQNAIRDKQVAAALAFLQAVFEDIHPRDFAVRFWDGSVWEAETDEPRFTIVLKHPGALRLMFRDLSTDLSMGEAYIYDDFDIEGDIFEVYRLADRLLDEADWSVGDKLRLGQMLLRLPKGDAKRKRDRAARLSGKRHSVDRDRQAIQYHYDVPSEFYALWLDKNMVYSCAYFKTGEEDIDTAQEQKLDYICRKLRLKPGERLLDIGCGWGGLVIYAAKHYGVEAVGITLSENQYRWANERIKQEGLEGRARVELRDYREVNEPEGYDKLVSVGMFEHVGEEMLPVYFQQAYKLLKPGGVFLNHGIAREANVPWQRNTFGDKYVFPDGELEPIWLTLKVAQEVGFEVRDVESLREHYALTLRHWVQRLEAHHEEALKYVDEVTYRIWRLFMSGSSYNFLKDHHELYQTLLVKSEHGPSGLPWTREDWYCRQ, translated from the coding sequence ATGGCAGTGCAAAATGCTATCCGTGACAAGCAGGTCGCGGCCGCGTTGGCGTTCCTGCAGGCGGTTTTTGAGGATATCCACCCGCGTGATTTTGCCGTTCGCTTTTGGGATGGCTCGGTATGGGAAGCCGAGACCGACGAGCCTCGCTTTACCATTGTGCTCAAACACCCAGGCGCGTTGCGCTTGATGTTCCGCGATCTGTCAACAGACCTGAGCATGGGGGAAGCCTACATTTACGATGATTTCGACATTGAAGGCGATATCTTTGAAGTGTACCGGTTGGCCGATCGTCTCCTCGATGAGGCCGACTGGAGCGTGGGCGATAAACTGCGCCTGGGGCAAATGCTGTTGCGGCTGCCGAAAGGCGACGCCAAGCGCAAGCGTGACCGCGCTGCTCGTCTGAGCGGCAAACGCCATAGCGTGGACCGCGACCGCCAGGCCATCCAGTATCACTACGATGTGCCCAGCGAGTTCTATGCGCTCTGGTTAGACAAGAACATGGTGTATTCCTGCGCCTATTTCAAGACGGGGGAAGAGGATATCGACACCGCCCAAGAGCAGAAATTGGATTACATCTGCCGCAAACTGCGCCTCAAGCCCGGCGAGCGGTTGCTGGATATTGGCTGCGGCTGGGGGGGGCTGGTTATTTACGCGGCAAAACATTATGGGGTGGAAGCCGTGGGCATCACCCTGAGCGAGAATCAATACCGCTGGGCCAATGAGCGCATCAAGCAGGAGGGGCTGGAAGGCCGGGCCCGCGTGGAATTGCGCGATTATCGCGAGGTGAATGAGCCTGAAGGCTACGATAAACTGGTCAGCGTGGGCATGTTCGAGCACGTTGGCGAAGAGATGTTGCCGGTTTACTTCCAACAGGCGTACAAATTGCTCAAGCCAGGGGGCGTTTTCCTCAACCACGGCATTGCACGTGAAGCCAACGTGCCGTGGCAACGCAATACCTTTGGCGATAAATACGTCTTCCCCGATGGGGAACTGGAACCCATTTGGCTGACGCTGAAGGTTGCTCAAGAGGTAGGCTTTGAGGTGCGCGATGTGGAAAGCCTGCGCGAGCATTACGCGCTGACGCTGCGCCACTGGGTGCAACGGTTGGAAGCCCACCATGAAGAGGCGCTGAAGTATGTGGATGAAGTGACTTACCGCATCTGGCGGCTGTTCATGTCGGGCTCTTCCTACAATTTCCTCAAAGACCATCATGAGCTCTATCAGACTTTGCTGGTAAAATCGGAGCACGGCCCCAGCGGCCTGCCCTGGACACGCGAAGACTGGTATTGTCGCCAATAG
- a CDS encoding DegV family protein: MSKIRIVTDSTADIPPDLAAEYDITVVPAVVVLGSEQYLDGEGLSRAEFYRRLPAMQPLPTTAAPSVGVFAEAYRAALATADTVVGVFLASTLSSIYQNARLAAQDFGERVHVVDSGQLTMGLGFQVLAAARVAREGGSVSDVLEAVQSIQQRVRLVAMLDTLEFLRRSGRVSWAKARLGSLLQLKPFLEVRHGEVISLPAVRTRRKGLARLAGHVEAWGALDYLALLHSGAPEDAEALAAAADTSGLVLPPMTVLVTTVIGTHVGPRGVGAVGVLKA; encoded by the coding sequence ATGTCCAAAATCCGCATTGTCACCGACAGCACTGCCGATATTCCCCCTGACCTGGCCGCCGAATACGACATCACGGTGGTGCCGGCAGTGGTTGTTTTGGGCTCAGAGCAGTATCTGGATGGTGAAGGGCTTTCCCGCGCCGAGTTTTACCGTCGCTTGCCGGCCATGCAGCCTTTGCCCACCACGGCCGCGCCTTCCGTAGGCGTGTTTGCCGAGGCCTATCGTGCTGCGCTGGCCACGGCCGATACGGTGGTCGGCGTCTTTTTGGCCAGCACGCTGAGCAGCATTTACCAGAACGCGCGGCTGGCGGCGCAGGATTTTGGGGAGCGGGTGCATGTGGTGGATAGCGGGCAGCTGACGATGGGGCTGGGGTTTCAGGTGTTGGCAGCGGCGCGTGTGGCTCGCGAAGGTGGCAGCGTGTCGGATGTGCTGGAGGCGGTGCAGAGCATCCAGCAGCGGGTGCGTTTGGTGGCGATGCTCGATACGCTGGAATTTCTGCGCCGCAGCGGGCGGGTTTCGTGGGCCAAGGCGCGTTTGGGGTCATTGCTGCAACTGAAGCCCTTTCTGGAGGTGCGGCATGGGGAGGTCATCAGCCTGCCCGCAGTGCGCACGCGGCGCAAGGGGCTGGCGCGGCTGGCCGGGCACGTCGAGGCGTGGGGGGCGTTGGATTATTTGGCGCTGCTGCACAGCGGCGCGCCCGAGGATGCCGAGGCGCTGGCTGCTGCGGCCGATACGAGTGGGTTGGTTTTGCCCCCCATGACGGTGTTGGTCACCACGGTCATTGGCACGCATGTTGGCCCGCGCGGGGTGGGCGCGGTGGGGGTGTTGAAAGCGTAA
- the holA gene encoding DNA polymerase III subunit delta: MSAPKPRIYILHGEDEQARQAALARLREGLGADDPAALDYIRLKGETLDLPALHDAALTIPFFAKRRLVHLVQPLAAPPLKSPKGRKAFLALLERVPPSTALVLEITTTLPPKHWLRRWADAHPEAAYQRRYALPDNLTRWIMKQAAEAGGRFTPAGAAELARRVGNDAAAARQEIHKLLAFVNYARPVEPEDVAELTPAPEHPNIFEMVDAIALGRSERALRLLHQLLQQEEPIRIWGMVIRQFRLLLLVREALNQGITAPQALAQRLKIHPFVAKKLLPQARRFPMESLETIYAALLETDRAWKTGQTDLPTALDVLVASLGR, from the coding sequence ATGAGCGCCCCCAAGCCCCGCATCTACATTCTGCACGGGGAAGACGAACAAGCCCGCCAGGCCGCCCTGGCCAGGCTGCGCGAAGGGCTGGGCGCCGACGACCCTGCCGCGCTGGATTACATCCGCCTCAAGGGGGAAACCCTCGACCTGCCGGCATTGCACGACGCCGCGTTGACCATTCCCTTTTTTGCCAAGCGACGGCTGGTGCACCTCGTACAGCCCCTCGCTGCGCCGCCGCTCAAAAGCCCCAAAGGCCGCAAAGCCTTCCTTGCGCTGCTGGAACGCGTGCCGCCTTCGACCGCCTTGGTGCTGGAAATCACCACGACGCTGCCCCCCAAACACTGGCTGCGCCGGTGGGCCGACGCCCACCCCGAGGCCGCTTACCAGCGCCGCTATGCCCTGCCCGACAACCTGACCCGCTGGATCATGAAGCAGGCAGCGGAAGCAGGCGGGCGCTTCACCCCGGCAGGGGCAGCCGAACTGGCGCGCCGCGTCGGCAACGACGCCGCCGCAGCCCGGCAGGAAATTCACAAACTGCTGGCTTTCGTCAACTACGCCCGTCCCGTCGAACCGGAAGACGTGGCAGAACTGACCCCCGCGCCGGAACACCCCAACATTTTCGAGATGGTCGATGCCATCGCCCTGGGACGCAGTGAGCGGGCGTTGCGGCTGCTGCACCAGTTGCTTCAGCAAGAAGAGCCTATCCGCATTTGGGGGATGGTCATCCGGCAATTCCGCCTGCTGTTACTGGTGCGCGAAGCACTGAACCAGGGCATCACCGCGCCGCAGGCGCTGGCGCAGCGGTTGAAAATTCACCCCTTCGTAGCCAAAAAACTGTTGCCCCAGGCGCGGCGCTTTCCTATGGAAAGCCTGGAGACCATCTACGCGGCGCTGCTCGAAACCGACCGCGCATGGAAAACCGGCCAGACCGACCTGCCCACCGCGCTGGATGTGCTCGTGGCTTCTTTGGGGCGCTAA
- the smpB gene encoding SsrA-binding protein SmpB, whose protein sequence is MSIRVVSTNRKALHDYFIDETFEAGIVLRGSEIKSVRAGRVSLKEAYVRIDDNLEAWLIDAHIAPYESASHFNHDPRRPRKLLLHKQEILRLWNKVRQKGVTIVPLRMYLKDGKAKVEIAVARGKKKYDKRAEIARREMEREIQRELRRY, encoded by the coding sequence ATGAGCATCCGCGTGGTTTCCACCAACCGCAAAGCCCTGCACGATTACTTCATCGACGAAACCTTCGAGGCCGGTATCGTGCTCCGAGGCAGCGAAATCAAATCGGTACGCGCCGGGCGCGTCAGCCTGAAAGAGGCGTACGTGCGCATCGACGACAACCTCGAAGCCTGGTTGATCGACGCGCACATCGCGCCTTACGAATCGGCAAGCCACTTCAACCACGACCCGCGCCGCCCGCGCAAACTGCTGCTCCACAAGCAAGAAATCCTGCGCTTGTGGAACAAAGTCCGGCAGAAAGGCGTGACCATTGTGCCGCTGCGGATGTATTTGAAAGACGGCAAGGCCAAAGTAGAAATTGCCGTAGCCCGCGGCAAGAAAAAATATGACAAGCGGGCTGAAATTGCCCGCCGCGAGATGGAGCGTGAAATCCAACGCGAACTTCGCCGCTACTGA
- a CDS encoding glycerol-3-phosphate acyltransferase: protein MLWLKIVMVLAVAYFIGAIPFGYIFVKMKTGRDVRQIQSGRTGTTNAMRAAGVWVGVATVTMDILKGVVAVWLAREIFPTLAWVHVAAPLVMIMGHNYSLVMVEHNEKGKPVLKGGAGGAPSVGGAIGLWWPVALIQIPVGAVILLGVGYASVATMSMPLIAAAVFAWRAAHGLGPWVYVAYGLLAEVLLVYSLRPNIKRLLAGEERVVGLRVWLAKRKARREARRTQPPVAKSEKHDEATQTPTTSRRHAPTGGAH, encoded by the coding sequence ATGCTTTGGCTGAAAATTGTGATGGTGCTGGCTGTGGCTTACTTCATCGGCGCCATCCCGTTTGGTTACATCTTCGTCAAAATGAAAACCGGGCGCGATGTGCGCCAAATCCAAAGCGGACGCACCGGCACAACCAACGCGATGCGCGCCGCAGGTGTGTGGGTGGGGGTTGCCACAGTTACGATGGATATTCTCAAAGGGGTGGTCGCCGTGTGGCTGGCGCGGGAAATCTTCCCCACGCTGGCCTGGGTTCACGTCGCGGCCCCCCTGGTGATGATCATGGGGCACAATTATTCACTGGTCATGGTCGAGCACAACGAAAAAGGCAAACCTGTGCTGAAAGGCGGGGCTGGGGGGGCTCCGAGCGTGGGGGGCGCCATTGGCCTGTGGTGGCCGGTCGCCCTGATCCAGATTCCGGTGGGGGCAGTCATCCTGCTGGGCGTGGGTTACGCCTCCGTCGCCACGATGAGCATGCCGCTGATTGCGGCGGCGGTGTTTGCGTGGCGGGCAGCGCACGGGCTGGGGCCGTGGGTTTACGTGGCCTATGGCTTGCTGGCCGAGGTACTGCTGGTGTATTCCCTGCGGCCGAACATCAAACGCCTGCTGGCCGGTGAAGAACGCGTGGTAGGGCTGCGGGTATGGCTGGCGAAACGCAAAGCACGGCGCGAAGCACGGCGCACGCAACCGCCAGTCGCCAAGAGCGAAAAGCACGATGAGGCCACGCAAACGCCTACCACCTCGCGCCGCCACGCACCCACTGGTGGGGCGCATTGA
- a CDS encoding M67 family peptidase → MLLRYTHYLAMRRHVAAEAPLEACGLVAGRDGVSVAVYPIPNALHSPTRYRMDPRAQVQAFFAMEAAGLELLAIYHSHPQGPPLPSATDLREATYAVPYLIWARLGETWLVRAFLLQKSGQEVPLRLA, encoded by the coding sequence ATGTTGCTGCGCTACACTCACTACCTCGCCATGCGGCGCCATGTGGCCGCCGAAGCGCCGCTGGAAGCCTGTGGGCTGGTCGCGGGACGCGACGGCGTGAGCGTCGCTGTTTACCCCATCCCCAACGCACTGCACAGCCCTACCCGCTATCGCATGGACCCGCGCGCCCAGGTGCAGGCCTTTTTCGCGATGGAAGCCGCTGGGCTGGAACTGCTCGCCATCTATCACAGCCACCCCCAAGGGCCGCCTCTGCCCTCCGCAACCGATCTCCGCGAAGCCACCTACGCCGTCCCTTACCTCATCTGGGCGCGGTTAGGGGAAACCTGGCTGGTGCGGGCCTTCCTGCTGCAAAAAAGCGGGCAAGAAGTGCCTCTGCGCCTCGCATGA
- a CDS encoding YbaK/EbsC family protein has product MPPQTPVTSHLDALGLPYRVVTHDHHPKSAEEAAALRGQKPEQVVRSLLFRLESGEFVMVLVPGGYRAHWPTLRRYLGQRRISMASPEEVQEVTGYPIGTVSPLGLPKPIRILADERIFQQPELSMGIGVRKAAVVLTPETLKRALPNLEIGAFAKPNAPTG; this is encoded by the coding sequence ATGCCTCCTCAAACCCCCGTCACCTCTCATTTAGACGCCCTCGGCCTGCCCTATCGGGTGGTCACCCACGACCATCACCCGAAGAGCGCCGAGGAAGCCGCCGCCCTGCGCGGCCAGAAGCCGGAGCAGGTCGTCCGCAGCCTGCTCTTCCGGCTGGAAAGCGGCGAATTCGTGATGGTGCTGGTGCCCGGCGGCTATCGCGCCCACTGGCCGACCCTGCGGCGCTATCTCGGCCAGCGACGCATCAGCATGGCCAGCCCCGAAGAGGTGCAGGAAGTGACCGGCTACCCCATCGGCACGGTTTCCCCCTTAGGGCTGCCCAAACCCATCCGCATTTTGGCCGATGAACGCATCTTCCAGCAGCCTGAACTCTCAATGGGGATAGGCGTGCGCAAGGCTGCTGTGGTGCTTACCCCCGAGACATTGAAGCGAGCCTTGCCGAACCTGGAAATCGGCGCGTTTGCCAAGCCAAATGCGCCCACTGGGTGA
- a CDS encoding methyltransferase domain-containing protein → MTAWGAATRARNSPRRKRSVTTHDRPPVCDYEGSDYQQRFWEQGGRAYEDGAEAVALRHLLPPEGGELLLEIGAGAGRNTPRYHGYRRVVLLDYSRTQLRQAQERLGRSDRYIYVAADAYTMPFVDGLFDGATMIRVLHHMAEPLAVLQETRRVMRPEGIFILEFASKRNLKAILRWLLRRQAWSPFTPEPVEFAPLNYDFHPRQVQAWLAEAGFTVEDIRTVSHFRIGLLKRLVPTRVLVALDALAQPTGRWWQLTPSVFVRARAQGQPETAPEGAFFRCPACGHAPLESHPDVLACPHCGARWAIRDGIYDFKEPM, encoded by the coding sequence ATCACGGCGTGGGGCGCGGCTACGCGTGCCCGCAACTCGCCGAGGAGGAAGCGTAGCGTGACCACTCACGACCGCCCGCCGGTGTGCGACTACGAAGGCTCCGATTACCAGCAACGGTTTTGGGAACAGGGCGGCCGCGCCTATGAGGACGGGGCGGAAGCCGTGGCCCTGCGCCATCTGCTGCCCCCAGAAGGCGGCGAATTGCTGTTGGAAATCGGCGCGGGCGCAGGCCGCAACACCCCGCGCTACCACGGCTACCGGCGGGTGGTGCTGCTCGACTATTCCCGCACCCAACTGCGGCAGGCGCAGGAACGCCTGGGCCGCAGCGATCGCTACATCTACGTCGCCGCCGACGCCTACACCATGCCTTTCGTGGACGGCCTGTTCGACGGCGCCACCATGATTCGCGTGCTGCACCACATGGCCGAACCGCTGGCCGTGCTGCAGGAAACCCGCCGCGTGATGCGGCCTGAGGGCATCTTCATCCTGGAATTTGCCAGCAAGCGCAACCTGAAGGCCATCCTGCGGTGGCTGCTGCGCCGCCAGGCGTGGAGCCCTTTCACCCCCGAGCCGGTGGAATTCGCCCCGCTGAACTACGACTTCCACCCGCGGCAGGTGCAGGCATGGCTGGCCGAAGCAGGCTTCACGGTGGAAGACATCCGCACCGTCTCCCACTTCCGCATCGGCCTGCTGAAGCGCCTGGTGCCCACCCGCGTGCTGGTGGCCCTGGACGCCCTTGCCCAGCCCACCGGCCGCTGGTGGCAGTTGACGCCCAGCGTGTTCGTGCGCGCCCGCGCCCAGGGCCAACCGGAAACCGCGCCCGAAGGGGCATTCTTCCGCTGCCCCGCGTGCGGCCACGCACCGCTGGAAAGCCACCCCGACGTTTTGGCCTGCCCCCACTGCGGCGCACGCTGGGCGATTCGCGACGGTATCTATGATTTCAAAGAGCCGATGTGA
- a CDS encoding UDP-glucose/GDP-mannose dehydrogenase family protein, producing the protein MKQIAVVGVGYVGLVTAACFADLGNKVIALDIDEERIARLKRGEMPIYEPGLEELVRRNVHAGRLAFTTSYREALDGTEFAFIAVGTPEGVDGEADLRYVEAAAKSIAKTMQEPLIVINKSTVPVGTGDWVANIIREHQPEPVPFSVVSCPEFLREGSAIADFMNPHRVVLGSTDKDAAEKVAQLHLPLRAPIIVTDLRTAEMIKYASNAFLATKISFINEIANICEALGADVEEVAVGMGYDPRIGPLFLKAGLGYGGSCFPKDVKALAHMAEEKGRHPQLLHAVMDINADRRQMVIERVKEMLGGELEGKTVGLLGLAFKPNTDDMRESPAIDIARGFQEAGATVRAYDPIAMENAKAIMPNVTMCAGPYALAEDSDALIVVTDWNEFKQLDLKRIHGLMREPVIFDGRNIYDPEKMCQMGFRYHGVGRGYACPQLAEEEA; encoded by the coding sequence ATGAAACAAATCGCTGTGGTCGGCGTGGGCTACGTCGGCCTGGTCACCGCTGCCTGCTTTGCCGATTTGGGCAACAAAGTGATTGCCCTGGACATCGACGAGGAACGCATCGCCCGCCTGAAGCGCGGCGAAATGCCCATTTACGAGCCCGGGTTGGAAGAACTGGTGCGCCGCAATGTGCACGCCGGACGGCTGGCGTTCACCACGTCCTACCGCGAAGCGCTGGACGGCACCGAGTTTGCCTTCATCGCGGTGGGCACCCCCGAAGGCGTAGACGGCGAGGCCGACCTGCGCTACGTGGAAGCCGCGGCCAAATCCATCGCCAAGACCATGCAGGAACCGCTCATCGTGATCAACAAATCCACCGTGCCGGTGGGCACAGGCGACTGGGTGGCGAACATCATCCGCGAACACCAACCGGAACCCGTGCCGTTTTCTGTGGTTTCCTGCCCCGAATTCCTGCGGGAAGGCTCGGCCATTGCCGATTTCATGAACCCGCACCGGGTGGTGCTCGGCTCCACCGACAAAGACGCCGCCGAAAAGGTAGCCCAACTCCACCTGCCGCTGCGCGCCCCCATCATCGTCACCGACCTGCGCACTGCCGAAATGATCAAATACGCCTCCAACGCCTTCCTCGCCACCAAAATTTCGTTCATCAACGAAATCGCCAACATCTGCGAGGCGCTGGGCGCGGATGTGGAAGAAGTGGCCGTGGGGATGGGCTACGACCCCCGCATCGGGCCGCTCTTCCTCAAGGCCGGGCTGGGCTACGGCGGCTCCTGCTTCCCCAAGGACGTCAAGGCCCTGGCCCACATGGCCGAAGAAAAGGGACGCCACCCGCAACTGCTCCACGCGGTGATGGACATCAACGCCGACCGCCGTCAAATGGTGATAGAGCGCGTCAAGGAAATGCTCGGCGGCGAACTGGAAGGCAAAACCGTGGGCTTGCTCGGCCTGGCTTTCAAGCCCAACACCGACGATATGCGCGAATCGCCCGCCATCGACATCGCCCGCGGCTTCCAGGAAGCCGGTGCAACCGTGCGGGCTTACGACCCCATCGCCATGGAAAACGCCAAGGCCATTATGCCCAACGTCACCATGTGCGCCGGCCCCTACGCCCTGGCCGAAGACAGCGACGCGCTCATCGTGGTAACCGACTGGAACGAGTTCAAGCAACTGGATTTGAAACGCATTCACGGCCTGATGCGCGAGCCTGTGATTTTCGACGGGCGCAACATCTACGACCCCGAAAAGATGTGCCAGATGGGCTTCCGCTATCACGGCGTGGGGCGCGGCTACGCGTGCCCGCAACTCGCCGAGGAGGAAGCGTAG
- a CDS encoding NADP-dependent malic enzyme: MSKAPITREEALEYHRLHGKPGKISILPTKPLETQRDLSLAYTPGVAVPVLEIEKDPELAYEYTSKGNLVAVISNGTAILGLGDRGALASKPVMEGKGVLFKRFADIDVFDIEVDTHDPDELIKVAAAIAPTFGGINLEDIKAPECFYVEDKLKEMLDIPVFHDDQHGTAIISAAGLLNALELTGKKIDEIKIVVSGAGASAMACAKLAIKLGAKKENIIMCDSRGVLYKGRTERMNPYKEEFAVETDARTLDDAIEGADVFYGLSVADILTPEMVKKMAPNPIIFAMANPDPEIKYELAKEARPDAIVATGRSDYPNQINNVLGFPFIFRGALDVRARAINDEMKIAAAKALAALAKEDVPDSVLRAYGLESLKFGPDYIIPKPFDPRVLLWEAPAVAQAAMETGVARKHIDIEEYKEQLALRQGKGAQVRHFIMNKAKAAKSKKRVVFAEGEEDKILRAAMQLIDENIAEPILIGDPEVIAEKARRMELKHQPKVVGPQNFDRRDEYAHAYYELRQRKGVTLSQAYKHISDPNILGPMMVKMGDADAFVSGLTYEYPEVIRPALQIHHTAAGVSKAAGVYIMVVDGRVYLFTDATVNIDPTAEDLAEIAILAADFARQLEIEPRVAMLSFSNFGSTPHPESEKVRKAVEIVREKRPDLVIDGEMQADTAVVTEIVEKRYPFSRVKDANVLVFPSLEAANIAYKLLARLGKAQAIGPILLGMGAPVHVLQTGDEVKDIVNVAAVAVMDANSRG, encoded by the coding sequence ATGAGCAAAGCACCGATTACCCGTGAAGAAGCCCTGGAATACCATCGGTTACACGGTAAACCGGGCAAAATCTCCATTTTGCCGACCAAGCCGCTGGAAACCCAACGGGACCTCTCGTTGGCTTACACGCCAGGCGTGGCCGTTCCGGTGCTGGAAATTGAAAAAGACCCTGAACTGGCCTACGAATACACCTCCAAAGGCAATCTGGTGGCGGTGATTTCCAACGGTACGGCCATTCTCGGCCTCGGCGATCGTGGCGCCCTTGCTTCCAAACCCGTAATGGAAGGCAAGGGCGTGTTGTTTAAGCGCTTTGCCGATATTGATGTGTTCGATATTGAGGTCGACACCCACGACCCCGATGAACTCATCAAGGTGGCAGCAGCCATTGCGCCCACTTTCGGCGGCATCAACCTGGAAGACATCAAGGCGCCGGAATGCTTTTACGTGGAAGACAAACTGAAAGAAATGCTCGACATCCCGGTCTTCCACGATGACCAACACGGCACAGCAATCATTTCTGCGGCCGGGCTGCTCAACGCGCTGGAACTCACCGGCAAGAAGATCGATGAGATCAAGATCGTGGTCTCAGGCGCTGGTGCTTCGGCCATGGCGTGCGCTAAACTGGCCATCAAACTGGGCGCGAAGAAAGAAAACATCATCATGTGCGACAGCCGCGGGGTGCTTTACAAGGGCCGCACCGAGCGGATGAACCCCTACAAAGAGGAATTTGCCGTCGAGACCGACGCCCGCACGCTGGATGACGCGATCGAAGGGGCGGATGTGTTCTATGGCCTCTCGGTGGCCGACATTTTGACGCCCGAGATGGTGAAGAAGATGGCGCCCAACCCCATCATCTTCGCGATGGCCAACCCCGACCCCGAAATCAAGTATGAATTGGCGAAGGAAGCCCGTCCCGATGCGATTGTTGCCACGGGCCGCTCCGACTACCCCAACCAGATCAACAATGTGCTGGGCTTCCCCTTCATCTTCCGCGGCGCGTTGGATGTGCGTGCCCGGGCGATCAACGACGAAATGAAGATCGCCGCGGCCAAGGCGTTGGCGGCGTTGGCGAAGGAAGACGTGCCCGACAGCGTGCTGCGTGCCTATGGCCTGGAAAGCCTGAAGTTTGGCCCCGACTACATCATTCCCAAGCCTTTCGACCCGCGCGTGCTGCTGTGGGAAGCCCCCGCGGTGGCGCAGGCGGCCATGGAAACCGGCGTGGCCCGCAAGCACATTGACATTGAGGAATACAAAGAACAACTCGCGCTGCGGCAGGGCAAAGGCGCTCAGGTACGCCACTTCATCATGAACAAAGCCAAGGCGGCCAAGAGCAAGAAGCGCGTGGTGTTTGCTGAGGGCGAGGAAGACAAGATCTTGCGCGCGGCGATGCAACTCATCGACGAAAACATTGCCGAGCCGATTCTCATCGGCGACCCCGAGGTGATTGCCGAAAAAGCCAGGCGCATGGAACTGAAACATCAGCCCAAGGTGGTGGGCCCGCAGAACTTCGACCGCCGCGACGAATATGCGCACGCTTACTACGAACTGCGCCAGCGCAAGGGCGTGACCCTTTCCCAGGCCTACAAGCACATCAGCGACCCGAATATCCTTGGCCCGATGATGGTCAAGATGGGCGATGCCGATGCCTTTGTTTCTGGCCTGACTTACGAATACCCCGAGGTGATCCGCCCGGCGCTGCAAATTCACCACACGGCCGCGGGCGTTTCCAAGGCCGCGGGCGTGTACATCATGGTGGTGGACGGCCGGGTGTATCTCTTCACCGACGCGACCGTCAACATTGACCCCACAGCGGAAGACCTGGCCGAAATTGCCATTCTGGCCGCCGACTTTGCCCGCCAGTTGGAAATCGAGCCGCGCGTGGCCATGCTTTCCTTCTCCAACTTCGGCAGCACGCCGCACCCTGAAAGCGAAAAGGTGCGCAAGGCCGTGGAAATCGTGCGTGAGAAGCGCCCTGACCTGGTCATCGACGGCGAAATGCAGGCTGACACCGCAGTGGTGACTGAAATCGTCGAGAAACGTTACCCCTTCAGCCGGGTGAAAGATGCCAACGTGCTGGTCTTCCCCTCGTTGGAAGCCGCCAACATTGCCTACAAACTGCTGGCGCGTTTGGGCAAGGCGCAGGCCATTGGGCCTATCCTGTTGGGAATGGGCGCACCGGTGCATGTCCTTCAGACCGGCGACGAAGTGAAAGACATTGTGAACGTGGCCGCTGTGGCCGTAATGGACGCCAACAGCCGCGGCTGA